Below is a window of Ornithodoros turicata isolate Travis chromosome 7, ASM3712646v1, whole genome shotgun sequence DNA.
CACGAATACCTGACGGGGGCCATAAACCTCGTCTGCGATGTCCTGCAGGGCGAAGACCTCGACTTTGTGAGGTTTCTCGTCAGCCACTACCACAGGCACATGACGACTGGCGACGCCACATGCCGCACCATCACCCTCGTCCTCCACACGCCCACCAATTCTTCCGTCGCCCAAAGATCTCGTGGTGTGCGTGAaatgccacatattctcctggtgatgatgaggaggaaggaagctttccagcaataaatgtatgtcatggtgtctcgtattgcaacagcattcagacACTCTTTCgaatgacagatccatagatgtgAGAATCATCATTTACCATGATGCTGATGACACATCCTTAGTTACATAAGAACTTTGTGACCGTACTATGCCCATATTCTATTCACCCTCCACTCACTGCTCTACAGTTAGGGCTAgagtgcgagtcaaggcagaggagagctggtgtgaaatgagagtACCTGTTCTGCGTAGGTACAGGACAtgtcacaaagaaaaaaaaaaacgtggatGCTTAGCATGCATCTGAGCGTGTGTAAGGAGCCGTGGTaaggagaacaagttgtaaTACAATTGAAAGTGCACTGAAGTACTATGCTTATGTATATTAGAAGTGGTGACTCGTTTGGTTTACTACCATTTTtgaactcagctattcagaagACGTTCAAGACAGGCACAACACAGCCGAAGTAGAGGCATTCTGGCATTCGCCATAAATAGGGGCATAattgcaatgtggatgcaggtggatatgataaatcatgtggcatgaCTCCACAGGGGTGTGTTTTTCCATTCTTAAGGTTTACCGATACAGCATATGAAGCCATACAATAAAGAGTGCAGAGATCACAtcagtgtaaagctgcagtgtcgtcgAGTAATTTTTAACACTCCTACTCACAAAaggatgcagaacagcatgcatacatttttgtttgaaagaaaagccttgagcttcaggagacacaaaaaggacacttttttgttgttgtttagcgctatattcacactgaacacatgaacaaactctgtggccatatgacagctatcaacaaACACGCTATCAGCTATCAACGGGTGCTTGTTTAGCTAGTTTACTACTGTTGTCTATATCCACACTAAATAAATGAGCACAGAAAAGCAATGCAGTCACACGGCAGCTGTCAATAACGCAAAAGCACGATAGCTACTGCTAACATATGGGTGCATGTTCTTCCACGTGCTTGTGTGCTCAgtgcactgtaaactttttcacacctttaaaggtgagcgctatgcacattcaacctggttgcgtaacattgtacccccaggatgatattttaaaaattcggaaagcattagaAAAggtcaagtgtcagtgcaaatcttgctttcattatttCTTGGTGCTAATGCATATGTGCATCGctaccgataatcgagcacgtgtctacaatactgttcaacaatgttgagacattgcaagactgaatttttggaaaACACGCAACATTTGAGTAAAGAAAATtagtgcgaaaccgtgctccattatgatcttaccaaaattacaccgaaAAAGGTATACGCActgcacgttattacacctttcaaGACATGAAAACAGTTACAGTGTGTATATAAACTGCTGCACTGTCTGGACAAATCCGTACTCATGTTAACGTAAGttaactttcttttaagtagttgacatggtcatgtggccatgtacaatttGTTCACGAGCTCATGCTACAGTATGGCAGAACCACACTTCCGTTTTGATGTTGCATGCACCAGCTGACTTCTATTAtattcagggtgtcgaaccgaagccgaaccgaaaaccgtacccgaaccgttctttttgccggaaccgaacccgaaccgcaattttcgtgacactgttgaacccgaaccggagcagaaccggaaaaaataatagaggtaaccggttcgcaacaaaacggttcggacataaaagaaatcAGCATAAGTgttcaagtgcctctcaatccctgaacgaggacacattggtGTCCTCGTTGGACATTGGGACGAatcatggatttcgcaaattttcagctagcagtcaaacgaggacgtatagtaagtatgctttcagagtcgtttttaacacgttgaaacgcagttgtccttgtgagcgccgcggctagcgccccacgcacgcgctgtgGCGTCGGCTCTTCACagaggaggcgccacgcggacgaatgaagcaTGAATGNNNNNNNNNNNNNNNNNNNNNNNNNNNNNNNNNNNNNNNNNNNNNNNNNNNNNNNNNNNNNNNNNNNNNNNNNNNNNNNNNNNNNNNNNNNNNNNNNNNNACCCCGAAGAACACTGACacagcagttgaacaaaagaaacaaggtTTATTGCCTTACATCACAGCTGCTGGCCGTCTGCCCGCTTCGTCGCTCCTCGCTTCTGTGACCGTCTGCCAGCCTGCCTGCCGCACGAATCCTCTTTTCCCGAGCGCTCGCTCTTTTCTCTCTTGCGCTATCTGCGCTATCGCGCGGAAGTTGCCGGGTTATCAGCGCCCCCCCACACTCTCCCCCCTTGAGGCAAATGTCCGGAAGTTCGGGGAGGTCGAGGATTATATCCTCAGGGTCCGGTAAGAAGGATGGCCGAGCGAGAACTTGGGGGGCCAGCTGCCGAAGTAGGTTCACTGCAGCGACTATGTCCCGACGTGTAGGAGCGGAGGCCACGTTGTTAGCTGCTGCCCTCGGCTGTGCGGCTTGTTGGATACGATGCAGGTAAAGGGCTCCCGCATTATGGTTCGGAGGGTGGATCAGTGGAACACCGCAGAAGGGGCAGAGGGCGCTTCTTTCTTGTTCCGTGTACACCGCTGGAGGCTCGGTGGGGTGTCTGTTTGATCTGTTTGGGGATCTGGGTGACGGGGAAGGCCTCCGAGCAGGAGAGTTCCCAGGGAATCGCTGAGGTCGGTGCCGTTGTTGGGGTCGAGAACGGCTTCTCgctgcagggaaaaaaaaagaaaaaaacatcacCTTGGAGGTCTACGAGGGCGGAGGTTATAAGGAGGAGACCCCGGTAACCCGCCCCGAACTGTCCTATCTTCAGCGGGCTGCGACTCCGTGTCGATGGGGCCGTGGAAGGGTTGGGATTGCGACGAACGTGTGCCGGAGTCCTCTTGCCCTTCATCTTGCTCCAAGATGCGATCGATGAACTCCTTGAGGTCTGTGATGTGAACTGGGCCGGACTCGTCGCTTGTACTGCAACGTTCAAGTCTATAAGTTACGGGTGTAAGTTGCGCACTTACCCGGTAAGGCCCGTCCCATCGGTCTGCGAGAGAAGCTGCGAAGCCCTTCGCCGCGTCGCTAAGTGGATGCGTCCGCCTCAGGACTAAGTCTCCTACGCTGTATGTTACCTGGCGTCGACCCTTGTTGTACCGGGATGCTTGCTCCAGTCTTGCGACCTCAAGATTCTCACGTGCACAACGAACTGCAGTTGAGAGACGGTTGCGAATGTCTTCCGCATATCGTGCATACGGGCGACGGGGTTGTTCCCTCAGTGTTCGTAGCGTGTTTTCGAGTGGAAATACTATTTCTCGTCCAAAATTCAAATAGGCAGGGGTGAACCCAGTAGGCCTATTTTCCGTCGTACGAGTGGCGAAGCCAATCTCCGTTAGACGCGCGTCCCAATCCTTATGCCTGCTGGTAAGTGTTACCATCATCATTTTGATATTCCTATTGACCCGCTCAGTTATGTTTGCCTGAGGGTGATAAGGGGACGTCTTCTTATGTCGAATACTCAACGCCGAGCATGTGTCgacaaacaccttacttgtaaagtacgaggcgttatccgtgataAGCTGGTCAGGGAATCAAAACCGCGAAAAGACATCCAGCAGTCGATCCCAGATCCGAGCTGACACCAATTTCCGCAAGGGCATAgagctcaacccacttcgtgaagtggTCTGTAATGACTAACAGGTATtggttaccacggggacttctggggtatggccccattacgtcacatgcgactatctgccaaggcCCTTGACTgacaatcggttgcagcaatCCTGGCGGCTGTCCGCCCCTAGGTTTCGACTTCTGACACACTGGACAGCTGCGAGTAaaccgcaaaacatcctgtctcatgcctggccacgtcgcgatacgacataacttagaataagtcttgctgccgctaccgtgaccTGCTAAAGCAGTCATGGAAATATCTGAGGAATAACTTACGTAGCTTTCATGGTACTACGATCCTGAAAGGGTTGCCGCCGATctcctcgtcgtccgcctggggGATATACCTCACCAGAagaccatcctcgctcagctgataggagtcgAACCTCTCTTCAGCGTCTCCGGCGTCCGCTGGGCCCGTTGTCTCCAGCCACCTTACTACACGCTGACAGAGTCCGTCCGTCCTCTGGGCTTCCACGATGTCCTTCCGGCTCACGATGTGTCCCCACGCCTGCTCTCTGTCCGTTCCGGCTTGCCAAACCGCGGCTACGAGCTCCGGCGTGGTAACGACGTCCTCCAGGGGCAGAGGTGCCCGAGACAGCGCATCTGCCACTTTGTTAGAGGTCCCCCTCCGATATTCGATCGAGAAGTCGTACCGTTGCAACGTCAGACTCCAACGTGCAAGTCTTCCGGCGGGATTTTTCAATCTACTCAGCCAGGCcagtgcctgatggtcagtcTGGATTGCAAATTTCGCACCATCCAGGTACATGTCAAACTTATTCAGTGCGAACATGATAGCCAGGCACTCTTTCTCTGTCACGGTGTAATTTCGTTCAGGTGATGTCAGCGTgcggcttgcaaatgccaccGGCCGAAGTTCACCTTCGTGCTGTTGTAACAACACTGCGCCCAGTCCATAATCGCTCGCGTCTGTCTGCATTACAAATGGGCGATTAAGATCTGGGAGATACAGACAGGTGATCTGCGCTATCGTTTCCGTCAGGGCGGAGAATGCATTCTCCTGTGCTTCTCCCCATGACCAGCGCGCACCTTTCCGCAGTAGCCAGGTTAGTGGCTGCGTCATATCCGAACACCGCGGTATGAATTGTCTATAAAATCCAATCATaccaaggaagcgctgcaagctctTTACGTCCTGCGGGCGAGGGTAGTCTAGGATAGCCTTcagcttgtcctcgttcggcctgaccgtgccggactccactGTAAACCCTAGCAGGTCGATGCGGTTAGTCGCCAACTGCATTTTTCGAGGATTGACACTCAACCCAGCAGCTTGCATACGTCCCAACACGACTTTCAGGTGtgaaaggtgttcctggaatgaACGTGAAAACATTACTACATCATCCATATAAGCCATAGCGAAGTTGTACTTCGCATCGCCGAGCACCTCGTCCATCATACGCTGAAAACTAGCCGGGGAATTGGACAGTCCGAAGGGAAGCCGGACGAACTCAAACAGTCCCCTATGACAGGTGAAGGCTGTCTTTTCGACATCATTAGGTGCTATCGGTATCTGCAGGGATCCTCGACTGCAGTCCAAGATTGTAAACACACGGGCTGATCCCAACCTGTACATGATCGAGTCTATAGAGGGAAATGGATACGAATCTCTCACCGTCACCTCGTTCAACCGGCGGTAGTCCACGCACAACCTTGCGGTTCCATCTTTCTTCGGAGCGAGTACCACCGGAAAGGCCCACGGGCTGCGCGAGGGTCTCACAGCACCCGTCTCGATCATTTCGTTCAGCGCAGCATCGAGCAACTTGCGCTTGTGGACGCTAAGCGGCCGCGGGTTGCATCTCCAaggccttgcgtcgccggtgTCTATGCCGTGTTCCAAGACTTCGGTCAAACCTGGTTTTTCCGTAAACATCCGGGAAAAGGGTAGCAATGCTTGCTCCAGCATTTCTCGTTGCTCTGAGGTTCCAGAAATCCCTTGCAGACCCTCATGCAAGGCAGCAGTTGCAACTACAGGCGTTTGGTATCCCGCTCCGTGATGCTCTTCAACGGGCAGTGATTGTCCAGCGCCGCGAAGTACTCGAGCGGCTTGCTGCTTAGTTTCATCGCTGTTGCCAGTCGGTTACCGGTTTCGCTTTGAGCAGTCGTCCTGGGTTCCCTCACCAGTCCGGCGTTGGTCCGCTCCAGGGGTTGTCCACTCCAGGAATGGGAAGAAGGTACTGCTGCATGCATGCTGGTAGCCTCCGCGACGCAAGTCCAGGACAAGTCCcatccggataatgaagtcgcgtcccaggatcatTGCTCCTGCCAGTCCAGGAAGGTAAACAAAGCGTTGTCTGACCCGATGTCCATCGACAGTCAAGGTAAGGCGCACCGCGCCACCGGCAGGTACAACCGCATCAGAGGCGAGCCTTAGGAGAGTCCTGGTCGTCCGTACCGAGATGTTCCGCTCCCGGCACCAGTCGTGGATGGTGTCGCCGATCAGGGAAACAGCTGCTCCGGTGTCCACCAAACCTGCAACGTCTTTGCCCAGAACGCGCACCACGATGAAAGGTCCGATGTTGCAGATGTCATCTTGCAATCGGCACGCAAGCGGGACCAAGGCCACTGTATTATCAGAAAAGATAGCACGGTTAGAAGTAACTTGCCTCTTATCAATGTTCGCTCCGGCCGACGACGGGAATTCGTAATCTGCGGTTACCGCCGTCGGCGTTCCGAGTTTCCCTGGGGGGTTCTTTCGGGGGTGGCCGAAGTACGATGTGGGCAGTCCCGACGGATGTGTCCGTGTTGCCCGCAACCGTAACAACGTGGTCTCCCAACGTTTAGTCCATTAGAGCGCGGTGGGGTTGATCCCTCAATCCTGTCGTTACGCCGGTATCCTGACGTTCGGCGACGTTCGCTACCGGTCTGTCCTGCGCTCCTCGAAGTCTCCTCAACAAGCCTCGCTCGGTTCCTTTGCTCGTGCGCAAAAGGATCGAGTGAGCGGTGTGAAGGACCTGCTGACGCTCCGCTATTCGGTCCTGCAGGCCAACGGGGATGCAGCTCCGTTGCATGTACCGATGCGCCCCATGCACAACTAGGCTCAAGAGTCTCCTCCGGTCTAGGAGGTGGGCGGTAACGCAGCTCAGCTAGCAAGTCGGCCTGAATGCTGCGCGCTTCTGTAGCTAACTCCGACAGCGAAGTAAAACTTCGACCTCGTAAATATGGCTTGAACCGAGGGTGGCACTGTCGGATAACGCGTGCCACCTTCTCTTTTTCATCTACGAGAGGGTCCGCTCTCCGATACAGTTCCTGAATCGCCCGGATGTATTCCAAAAGGCTCTCATCACTATGCTGCGTTCGGGCTGCAAGCTCTTCGCGCATACGCATCGCGTAGTCTGGGGGGAGGAACTCGTCCCGAAACTGCAGCTTGAATACGCTCATCGAGAGAAATGGGGCTGGGACCTACGCCACAAAGCAGCTGAGCTTACCAGCGCTGCGGGAAGTACTCGACGCAGAATGACGTCGTCGGTGGCTCCAACGGCAGTTTGGTAAGCACTCAAGTCGGCGAGGAAATCTTCAGCCGACTTGGAGTCGTTgtagcccgaaaatgtcggtaccGGCAAGTTCAGGCGCAGCTGCGTGTCCGGGGACGGCTGGGCGGCGGGCGTGCTGCTACCAAGCTGCTGCGTCAGTAACGTACAGAGGGATGCCATCTGTCGAAGCAAGTCCTCAGCCACTGGCGCAGGCTCGTCCTCGTCACTGTCTGGTTCTTGCTTCTTCCTGGGAGGCATCTCCGGTCGAAGAACCTGCGTTGCAACGCAGACGGCggcagaacgaaaa
It encodes the following:
- the LOC135399509 gene encoding uncharacterized protein LOC135399509, which codes for MPPRKKQEPDSDEDEPAPVAEDLLRQMASLCTLLTQQLGSSTPAAQPSPDTQLRLNLPVPTFSGYNDSKSAEDFLADLSAYQTAVGATDDVILRRVLPAALWPWSRLRADCKMTSATSDLSSWCAFWAKTLQVWWTPEQLFP